One Halobacterium wangiae genomic window, CATGGCCCAGGTGCTGTCCTGCATCGCGGGCAACATCCTCGGGATGAAGGCCGTCGAGTCGATCCGGCTGAACGACTGCGAGTGGCCCGAGGAACTCGCCACGTCGTTCCCCGGCCCGCAGTACGGCAGCGACGTGAAGACTGAACTGCTGGACGCACGCGACCGCCCGGCGACGGCGACGGTGCCGAAGCCGAAGGTCGGCCTCTCCACGGAACAGCACGCCCAGGTCGGCTACGACGCCTGGGTCGGCGGCATCGACCTCCTGAAGGACGACGAGAACCTCACCGACCAGTCGTTCAACCGCTTCGAGGACCGCGTGAAGCAGTCCCTCGAGATGCGCGACCGGGCCGAGGACGAGACGGGCGACCGGAAGGACTACCTCGTGAACATCACCGCGGAGACGGAGACGATGCTCGACCGCCTCAAACTGGTGGCCGAGCAGGGCGGCGGGTTCGTGATGGTCGACGTGGTCACCGCCGGCTGGTCGTCGGTCCAGACAGTCCGGGAGCACGCCGAACGCCACGGCCTCGCCATCCACGCCCACCGCGCGATGCACGCGGCCTTCGACCGGATGCCCCACCACGGCGTCTCGATGCGGGTGCTCGCGCAGGTCGCGCGGCTCTGCGGCGTCGACCACATCCACACGGGCACGGCGGGACTCGGGAAACTGGAGAACGAGGACACGGTCGGCATCAACGAGTGGCTGCAGTCGGACCTCTACGGCAT contains:
- the rbcL gene encoding type III ribulose-bisphosphate carboxylase, with protein sequence MTGIKYEDFVDTDYEPTDTDLVCEFVLEPGEGMDMMDAAGRVASESSNGTWAALNVPDRVTELSATTFEVGDGNITVAYPGALFEDGNMAQVLSCIAGNILGMKAVESIRLNDCEWPEELATSFPGPQYGSDVKTELLDARDRPATATVPKPKVGLSTEQHAQVGYDAWVGGIDLLKDDENLTDQSFNRFEDRVKQSLEMRDRAEDETGDRKDYLVNITAETETMLDRLKLVAEQGGGFVMVDVVTAGWSSVQTVREHAERHGLAIHAHRAMHAAFDRMPHHGVSMRVLAQVARLCGVDHIHTGTAGLGKLENEDTVGINEWLQSDLYGMNDVVPVASGGLHPGIVEPLLDAIGTDVMVQAGGGIHGHPDGTAAGARALRQAVDAYQAGIPLSDYGQDHEELGVALDKWGTDTPR